One window from the genome of Podospora pseudocomata strain CBS 415.72m chromosome 6, whole genome shotgun sequence encodes:
- the LET1 gene encoding 26S protease regulatory subunit 8 (EggNog:ENOG503NV58; COG:O), with the protein MALDNYYHNKIESMQLEILKGQAVLRRLEAQRNDYNSRVRLLREELGLLQQPGSYVGEVVKVMGTKKVLVKVHPEGKYVVDIADSVDITKLTPGKRVTLLSDSYKLEKMLPSSVDPLVSLMMVEKVPDSTYDMIGGLDQQIKEIKEVIELGLKHPELFESLGIAQPKGVLLYGPPGTGKTLLARAVAHHTDCKFIRVSGSELVQKYIGEGSRMVRELFIMAREHAPSIIFMDEIDSIGSSRVEGSSGGDSEVQRTMLELLNQLDGFEPTKNIKVIMATNRLDILDPALLRPGRIDRKIEFPPPSVEARADILRIHSRKMNLTRGINLTKIAEKMNGCSGAELKGVCTEAGMYALRERRVHVTQEDFELATAKILNKHDDKEVSLAKLWR; encoded by the exons ATGGCGCTCGACAACTACTACCACAACAAGATTGAGTCGATGCAACTCGAGATCCTCAAAGGTCAAGCCGTTCTCCGTCGTCTTGAAGCCCAGCGCAATGACTACAATTCCCGGGTACGCCTGCTCAGAGAAGAGCTTGGTCTGCTACAACAACCGGGCTCGTATGTGGGCGAGGTCGTCAAGGTGATGGGCACCAAGAAGGTTCTGGTCAAGGTGCATCCCGAGGGCAAATACG TTGTTGACATTGCCGACTCGGtcgacatcaccaaactCACACCTGGCAAGCGCGTAACCTTGCTGTCCGACTCCTACAAGCTCGAGAAGATGCTTCCTTCCTCGGTCGATCCCCTCGTATCTCTAATGATGGTCGAAAAGGTTCCCGATAGCACCTACGACATGATCGGCGGTCTCGACCAACAAATCAAGGAAATCAAGGAGGTCATCGAGCTTGGGCTCAAACATCCAGAGCTCTTTGAGTCTCTCGGCATTGCCCAACCAAAGGGTGTCCTCCTCTACGGCCCCCCTGGAACGGGAAAGACTCTTTTGGCTCGCGCGGTGGCCCATCACACAGACTGCAAGTTTATCCGTGTCTCCGGCTCTGAACTGGTTCAAAAGTACATTGGTGAGGGTTCGCGCATGGTCCGAGAGCTTTTCATCATGGCCCGTGAGCACGctccctccatcatcttTATGGACGAAATCGACTCCATCGGCTCTTCCCGTGTCGAAGGGTCCTCGGGTGGCGACTCGGAAGTCCAGCGCACCATGTTGGAGCTCCTCAACCAGCTCGACGGTTTCGAGCCAACCAAGAACATCAAGGTGATTATGGCAACGAACCGTCTCGATATCCTAGACCCAGCCCTCCTGCGCCCGGGGCGCATCGACCGAAAGATCGAGTTCCCGCCCCCGAGCGTGGAAGCCAGAGCCGATATTCTGCGAATCCACAGCCGCAAAATGAACCTGACACGCGGGATTAACCTGaccaagattgccgagaaGATGAATGGCTGTTCGGGGGCCGAGTTGAAGGGCGTGTGTACCGAGGCGGGCATGTATGCCCTTCGCGAGAGGCGTGTGCATGTCACGCAAGAGGACTTTGAGCTGGCGACGGCCAAGATTCTGAACAAGCACGACGACAAGGAGGTGTCTTTGGCCAAGCTGTGGCGTTAA
- a CDS encoding hypothetical protein (BUSCO:EOG09260KWP; EggNog:ENOG503NV4R; COG:P) yields MDSSPQKDDASATDQSPTDTRRPSRYESITGQDDRMDESFQSTDTVRRKPEDSTMQSPNLASGAFTDPGQSSRTTSVTVRSPLLGPRTRPRKPAMLRRTSTTAQAPHRGGVYSVDDGIAEVEADAVERQHSYAASVRRRTHAPPSLSRVHSRDEDGPSDWPEEQHEQGSTVPGVDNGEQRLDEQVSDETPAEDDGEISDAESFTLKDRQQAINQTHPFGIRLWKPALYKKDRSVQKNAEADVHSSPGGHVSSWLLFFDIIWTLAFGWWMALFAFVGAVICFGFAAAPSGREYGRVLWGLAGYLFYPFGKFVRLEQQEAYLEEDLGEGRSISEYEQWQSGDLEYGRLFFGPDSNRSIIGRSRRSLDSEPDETESLLSRGRGRGSDSDLPRMKRRLFGRGQWNIGRVVFFLFFYFLITPSLFIVSAICWFLVFWIPMGKVTMLLFSHLRRHPLALSFESDMASARAPAGLQSSILVCTYRAVGLKYWKYTIDGTNIFLINLLAVVGFVVVDWLVLHQALGVHNFFTSSAFLFIAGLLSIIPLAYFIGQAVASISAQSSMGLGAAINAFFSTIVEVFLYCVALRQGKAQLVEGSIVGSIFAGILFLPGLSMCCGAIKRKTQRFNSRSAGVTSTMLLFAVIAAFGPTLFYQIYGTHELTCQDCTNFDHPNRGGGALRDCRRCYFSQTPAINDRFYLQAVRPYCYLAAGMLFLSYAIGLWFTLRTHAAVIWNTDVDEKKHEDQPTAHSTTRPSHTMSVGDASGADIRDSHLYKRILGQSLRQVGHIPKLDEQSRNSSTLSAGKANGTPHVVPPKSTSYGTETLGTNMNIPGFSDAENNNLVHQVAEIAATAATVAARNVQRPRQMSHHASTVSAAGHGSASGSRSGASRPTTVSIGEDLGESGAGSGGHGGHDAPNWSRLKSSVILMVATVLYAVVAEILVDTVDVVLENFEIDEKFLGITLFALVPNTTEFLNAISFAMNGNIALSMEIGSAYALQVCLLQIPALVLFSALYPPVGVPMEDVAKFTFSLLFPQWDMVTVILCVFLLSYMYGEGKSNYFKGSILLLSYLVVIIGFYFSGYGTSFESPQSTVSRFDTMGSDGQWMSYKYKTVGRSTSGVAF; encoded by the exons ATGGATTCTAGCCCACAGAAGGATGACGCCTCGGCGACCGACCAATCCCCAACAGACACCCGCCGCCCATCACGGTACGAGTCCATCACCGGTCAAGACGATCGCATGGATGAGAGCTTCCAGTCGACGGATACTGTGCGGAGAAAGCCAGAAG ACTCAACCATGCAAAGCCCGAACCTGGCCAGCGGCGCATTTACAGACCCGGGCCAGTCCAGTCGAACCACATCAGTCACCGTACGCTCGCCATTGCTAGGCCCGCGAACACGCCCACGAAAACCCGCCATGCTGCGTCGTACATCGACGACAGCCCAGGCACCGCACCGAGGAGGTGTGTACTCGGTTGACGACGGTATCGCCGAGGTCGAGGCGGATGCTGTCGAGCGCCAGCACAGCTATGCCGCCTCTGTTCGGAGACGCACCCATGCTCCACCGTCGCTCTCGCGAGTCCATTCCAGGGACGAGGATGGCCCCAGCGACTGGCCCGAAGAACAGCACGAACAAGGCAGCACGGTGCCGGGGGTCGACAACGGTGAGCAGCGTTTGGACGAGCAGGTTTCGGACGAGACTCCGGCCGAGGATGACGGCGAAATCAGCGACGCCGAAAGCTTCACCCTCAAGGACCGCCAACAAGCGATTAACCAAACCCATCCGTTTGGCATCAGGCTATGGAAACCAGCTCTGTATAAGAAGGATCGTTCGGTGCAAAAGAACGCCGAGGCAGACGTGCATTCGTCGCCGGGTGGGCACGTTAGCAGCTGGCTACTGTTCTTCGACATCATATGGACCCTCGCCTTTGGTTGGTGGATGGCTCTGTTCGCCTTTGTCGGCGCCGTCATCTGCTTCggctttgctgctgctcccagCGGCCGGGAGTACGGCCGTGTCTTGTGGGGTCTGGCAGGGTATTTGTTTTACCCCTTTGGCAAGTTTGTGCGTctggagcagcaggaggctTACCTGGAGGAAGACTTGGGCGAAGGCAGGAGCATCAGCGAGTATGAGCAATGGCAAAGCGGCGACCTGGAGTATGGCCGGCTCTTCTTTGGCCCGGACAGCAACCGCTCCATCATTGGCCGATCCCGCAGGAGTCTTGATTCGGAACCGGACGAGACGGAGAGCCTTTTGTCGAGGGGCCGTGGGCGAGGTTCGGATTCTGATCTGCCACGGATGAAGCGACGCTTGTTTGGCCGTGGTCAGTGGAACATTGGTCgtgtcgtcttcttccttttcttttacTTCCTGATCACGCCCTCTCTGTTCATCGTGTCGGCCATCTGCTGGTTTTTGGTGTTCTGGATTCCCATGGGCAAGGTCACAATGCTCTTGTTTTCGCATCTCCGCCGCCATCCACTAGCACTGTCCTTCGAGTCCGATATGGCCTCTGCCAGAGCACCGGCTGGTCTCCAGTCTTCGATTCTGGTCTGCACCTATCGAGCTGTCGGCCTCAAATATTGGAAATACACGATTGACGGAACGAACATCTTTCTGATCAACCTCTTGGCCGTGGTCGGTTTTGTCGTTGTGGACTGGCTTGTGTTGCATCAGGCCCTGGGCGTCCACAACTTCTTCACCTCGtcggccttcttgttcaTTGCCGGCCTGCTGTCCATCATTCCCCTTGCCTACTTTATTGGCCAGGCTGTCGCATCCATCTCGGCCCAGTCCTCCATGGGTCTTGGTGCTGCCATcaacgccttcttctccaccattGTCGAGGTCTTTCTCTACTGCGTGGCTCTGCGCCAGGGCAAGGCTCAGCTCGTAGAAGGCAGCATTGTTGGCAGCATCTTTGCCGGCATCCTATTCCTCCCCGGTCTTTCTATGTGCTGCGGAGCCATCAAGCGCAAAACCCAGCGCTTCAACTCGAGATCGGCCGGCGTGACGTCGACCATGCTCCTCTTTGCCGTCATCGCCGCGTTTGGCCCGACTCTGTTTTACCAAATCTACGGAACCCACGAACTGACCTGCCAGGACTGCACCAACTTTGACCACCCTAACCGGGGCGGCGGTGCTCTTCGGGACTGCCGCCGTTGTTACTTTTCGCAGACGCCTGCTATTAATGATCGTTTCTATCTCCAGGCGGTGCGTCCCTACTGCTACCTTGCCGCGGGCATGTTATTCTTGTCATACGCTATTGGCCTATGGTTTACGCTCCGCACGCACGCCGCCGTCATCTGGAACACTGACGTggacgagaagaagcacGAGGATCAGCCCACTGCCCATAGCACAACCCGGCCATCACACACCATGTCTGTCGGCGACGCCAGCGGTGCCGACATTCGCGACTCCCATTTGTACAAGCGCATTCTCGGTCAATCCCTGCGTCAGGTCGGGCATATCCCCAAGCTGGATGAGCAGTCTCGCAACAGCTCAACCTTGTCGGCAGGCAAGGCCAATGGAACTCCGCATGTCGTCCCTCCCAAATCCACCAGCTACGGAACGGAAACGCTGGGGACCAACATGAATATCCCGGGATTCAGTGATGCCGAGAATAACAACCTCGTCCATCAGGTGGCAGAGATTGCTGCCACCGCGGCAACAGTGGCGGCGAGAAATGTGCAGAGGCCCCGACAGATGTCTCATCATGCCTCTACCGTTTCGGCCGCCGGTCATGGATCTGCTTCTGGAAGCCGTTCGGGCGCCTCTCGTCCCACTACAGTCTCGATTGGCGAGGATCTCGGGGAGTCTGGCGCGGGATCGGGTGGCCACGGCGGTCATGACGCGCCCAACTGGAGCCGTCTGAAGAGTTCCGTCATTTTGATGGTTGCCACGGTTCTCTACGCCGTTGTTGCCGAGATCTTGGTCGACACAGTGGATGTTGTTCTGGAAAATTTTGAGATTGACGAAAAGTTCCTCGGAATCACGCTCTTTGCGCTTGTGCCCAACACCACTGAGTTCCTGAACGCCATTTCATTTGCCATGAACGGCAACATTGCCCTGTCCATGGAGATTGGTTCCGCCTACGCCCTCCAGGTCTGCCTCCTGCAGATTCCGGCACTCGTCTTGTTTTCAGCCCTCTATCCTCCCGTCGGCGTTCCCATGGAGGATGTCGCCAAGTTCACCTTCAGTCTGCTTTTCCCGCAGTGGGACATGGTGACGGTGATCCTGTGCGTCTTCTTGCTCAGTTACATGTACGGCGAAGGAAAGAGCAATTACTTCAAGGGCAGCATCCTGTTGCTCAGCTATCTGGTGGTGATCATCGGCTTCTACTTTAGCGGCTACGGAACTAGTTTTGAGAGCCCGCAGAGCACTGTCAGCCGATTCGACACAATGGGTAGTGACGGTCAGTGGATGAGCTACAAGTACAAGACGGTCGGAAGGAGTACGTCTGGTGTGGCTTTTTGA
- a CDS encoding hypothetical protein (COG:O; EggNog:ENOG503NV31; MEROPS:MER0003037) produces the protein MVSLTDLFLASLLVPTSLGSALPPRIDTIDQRGGRVTLKQVRNPRGHKAFNPARATYRTFLKYGVPAPDYIKKAVAHIDEEQEEAFARIKRDTGSAAAIPINEVDIAYVTPVTIGTPPQTLMLDLDTGSSDLWVFSSLTPSNQVRGQEIYSPTKSSTSKLLSGHTWSIRYGDGSGSRGTVYTDNFTIGGLEVKSQAVQAALEVSSSFTQEQSLDGLVGLGFSALNTVRPSSQLTFFDNARPNLDEEVFTADLKYHATGSYDFGFIDSKKYAGNITYTTVQQSPGYWTHSLSGYSVGSGAFQASQISGISDTGTTLLYLPTAIVTAYYRQVQGAQNSQYYGGYVFPCSSTLPTFTFGIEGARFTIPASYINYTRISPTSTTCYGGLQSSSGLGINIFGDVALKAAFVVFSGTNPPRIGFAIKPLAS, from the exons ATGGTGTCTCTTACTGATCTCTTTCTCGCTTCCCTTTTGGTGCCAACCAGCCTTGGCTCTGCCCTGCCACCTCGGATCGATACGATTGACCAAAGGGGTGGACGGGTCACCTTGAAGCAAGTGCGCAATCCGCGTGGCCACAAAGCTTTCAACCCGGCCAGGGCAACATACAGAACCTTTCTCAAATACGGTGTCCCAGCTCCTGATTACATCAAGAAGGCAGTCGCCCATATCGACGAGGAACAAGAGGAGGCTTTTGCAAGGATAAAACGCGACACGGGCTCGGCGGCTGCCATACCCATCAACGAGGTAGACATTGCCTATGTCACCCCCGTCACCATCGGAACGCCCCCACAGACGCTCATGCTCGACTTGGACACTGGATCATCGGATCTGTGGGTTTTCAGTAGCTTGACACCAAGCAACCAGGTCAGGGGCCAAGAGATTTACAGTCCCACCAAGTCGAGCACATCCAAGCTCCTCAGCGGCCACACATGGAGTATTAGATATGGAGATGGGTCCGGTTCTCGTGGCACTGTATACACGGACAACTTCACCATTGGCGGGCTTGAAGTGAAGAGCCAAGCTGTCCAAGCAGCCCTGGAggtctcctccagcttcaccCAGGAGCAAAGTCTCGACGGGCTTGTCGGTCTGGGCTTTTCGGCCCTCAACACTGTACGGCCAAGTAGCCAGTTGACCTTTTTCGATAACGCGCGACCAAAtcttgatgaggaggttttCACAGCCGATCTCAAGTATCACGCCA CCGGCAGTTACGACTTTGGTTTCATTGACAGCAAGAAATACGCCGGAAACATCACCTACACGACTGTTCAACAGTCGCCCGGGTACTGGACTCACTCGCTGTCTGGGTATTCTGTTGGATCCGGGGCGTTTCAGGCATCGCAAATTAGCGGAATCAGTGACACCGGTACTACATTGCTGTACCTCCCTACAGCTATCGTAACGGCATACTACCGCCAAGTTCAAGGAGCACAAAACTCCCAATACTACGGCGGCTACGTCTTCCCTTGttccagcaccctccccacattCACTTTTGGCATTGAAGGTGCCAGGTTCACCATTCCTGCTTCATACATCAACTACACACGCATTTCCCCGACTTCCACGACGTGCTATGGCGGCTTACAGAGCAGCTCGGGTTTGGGGATCAATATCTTTGGCGATGTCGCGCTGAAAGCTGCGTTTGTGGTGTTCAGTGGGACGAACCCGCCCAGAATTGGATTTGCTATCAAGCCATTGGCATCTTGA